TTCAATAATGTCGCGAGTTGTTCCCGGAATTTCGGAGACAATTGCTCTATCTTCATTTAGCAAAACATTTAACAACGAAGATTTTCCAACGTTTGGTTCACCAACAATAGCAACAGGTACTCCATTTTTCAAAATATTGCCGATTTTGTACGATTTTATTAATTTTTGCAATAGCTTTTGAATCTGTTCAACAAGTTTTTTCAGCTCTTTTCTGTCTGCAAATTCTACATCTTCTTCGCTAAAATCGAGCTCTAATTCCAACAAAGAAATAAAATTTAGTAACTGTTGACGGAGTATAGAAATCTCGTTAGAAAAACCGCCACGCATCTGATTTAGAGCAACTTTATGCGATGCTTCGTTCGATGAAGCAATTAAGTCGGCTACTCCTTCGGCTTGCGAAAGGTCTAATTTTCCGTTCAAAAAAGCTTGTAAAGTAAACTCCCCAGGATTTGCCAAACGTGCTCCATTTTCAGAAAGCAGATGTAAAATTTCCTGTTGAATGAAATTTGAAGCATGGCACGATATTTCAATCAAATCTTCGCCTGTATATGAATTTGGATTTCTAAAAATTGAAACGAGAACCTCGTCGATAATTTTGTTTTCTGCTATGATTGCCCCATAATGAATGGTATTTCCTTTTTGATTGATAAGTTTTTTGGTTTTGTTTTTTGCAACGAAAATTTTGTCGCAAATACTTATTGAGTTGTGCCCCGAAATACGAATAATTGCAATTGCTCCTTTGCCGGAAGGCGTTGCTATTGCACAAATCGTATCTTTATTTTGTAACATAATTTTTATGAGCTTAGTGAATTCTTATGTTTAGAACTTGCAGACAAGTAAAAACGTAATCTTTAAATTATGAATAAATATTATAAGCGAATTAATTTTCCATAATTAAAATAATTCATCGTTTCCATCTATTTTAGAATGAGACTTTGTTTTCGAAATATTTTTTGGTTCTTCAAAACTAAAATCCTTATTGTATTTCAATAAATAGATTGAAGAGTTCTCGAAACCACCCTTTTGATTAATTTTTGTAAAATCGAACATAGATTGCAAACTATTTTCATTTTCATTAAATTCGGAATTGATGCAATCAATGAAATATTGATCGTACTTGTGTATATTTTTTGAAAAATAAAACATTATATCGTATGCCTGAAAAGCAAATCTGGTAGGTTCGGAATGGTAATTTTGTCTGAATTTTTCAATAAAATTGTTTGTGTGTTTGCAACTGTAGTTTATATAGCTTGTTGAGAATGAGAGCAATTGCAGATTATATAAATAGTCGAGTTCGATGTTTTCGTATCTTTGCCAATGAGGAAATCCGCAAATTGTAATATCTAAACTATCTTTATTGTTTTCGTAAATAGTGTTAATTTGTCGAATTAAGTTCGAGACAAAACCCTGACGAATTGAAGGTAAGATAATTAGATTTGCTGAGTCTTTTGTCAATGCTTCTTCAATAATATTTGTTTTAATATTATTAGGGTCGTTATTAAGGTCAATTTCAGAGATGCTTTTTTCGCTATAAACTATTTGCTTATAATTCAGAGAATCAATGTTGGTAACTTTTTGCATACTCGCTGCCAGATTTTTCTTATATAGATTTAAAAGCTGTTTGTCTTTTTTGTTTCCGCTATAAATCATCAAAATGTTGTGATCTTTGAATTTGGTCAATTGCTCGGTAAATAGTTGCAGTTGTACTTCTAAACTTGGAACTACCTGGAAGAAATTTTTGTTTCCGACAAGAAATTCGTTATTCGAAACTAATGGTGAAATTAGCTTTATATTCTTATTTTTC
The window above is part of the Bacteroidota bacterium genome. Proteins encoded here:
- the mnmE gene encoding tRNA uridine-5-carboxymethylaminomethyl(34) synthesis GTPase MnmE; translated protein: MLQNKDTICAIATPSGKGAIAIIRISGHNSISICDKIFVAKNKTKKLINQKGNTIHYGAIIAENKIIDEVLVSIFRNPNSYTGEDLIEISCHASNFIQQEILHLLSENGARLANPGEFTLQAFLNGKLDLSQAEGVADLIASSNEASHKVALNQMRGGFSNEISILRQQLLNFISLLELELDFSEEDVEFADRKELKKLVEQIQKLLQKLIKSYKIGNILKNGVPVAIVGEPNVGKSSLLNVLLNEDRAIVSEIPGTTRDIIEDSIVIEGITFRFLDTAGLHSTQNKIENIGIKKTYEIAKKAELILFVQDSTKKDNNFNELLKNLKNKKVIIVNNKIDILDNKLISTLENNNLINESVNISAKEKTGIKQLLEKIIETQNLDALENNDVIVTNARHYEALVHSSKSIERVANGLNSNISSDFISQDIREVLHYLGEITGEIASQDILNNIFEQFCIGK